In Camelina sativa cultivar DH55 chromosome 16, Cs, whole genome shotgun sequence, a single window of DNA contains:
- the LOC104750901 gene encoding beta-arabinofuranosyltransferase RAY1 isoform X2 produces MLARSEAYQSDIAVLMDPETVLLPDFVSALSFTNQLDRDWLLVSSSVSIPSFPFNWDKTGHFWRQGNGKRVRFGELQKMISLRSWQSNSTESKTILAWNNVDLPLHCGVLPPFLYQRGTYNQWIINEAMSCKRRFVFDATSTISSFYLGNEDNRSDNNVSEPKTRNWEYIGNSHLGQLYGSLFSKSFTLPKLLKCNKHYMFVNVSDRSVDLSILEGKGVGFRRREKISACISRTKSRSLNLDIVQKDEAVPLLKFPFDLQSLLPLVADKNRTVVLSIAGYSYKDMLMSWVCRLRRLKVPNFLVCALDDETYQFSILQGLPVFFDPYAPKNISFNDCHFGSKCFQRVTKVKSRTVLKILKLGYNVLLSDVDVYWFRNPLPLLQSFGPSVLAAQSDEYNRTVPINRPRRLNSGFYFARSDAPTIAAMEKVVKHAATSGLSEQPSFYDTLCGEGGAYRLGDDRCLEPETNLTVQFLDRELFPNGAYRDLWLKEDVRAECEKKHCFVLHNNWISGRLKKIERQMMRGLWEYDASMRMCVEL; encoded by the exons ATGCTTGCGAGAAGTGAAGCATATCAATCTGATATAGCTGTTCTGATGGATCCAGAGACTGTATTACTGCCAGATTTCGTTTCTGCATTGAGTTTCACTAACCAGCTTGATCGTGACTGGcttcttgtttcttcatcaGTGAGTATTCCCAGTTTCCCTTTCAATTGGGACAAGACAGGACATTTTTGGCGACAGGGCAATGGTAAAAGGGTGAGATTTGGGGAG TTGCAGAAGATGATAAGCTTACGGAGTTGGCAATCAAATTCTACCGAAAGCAAAACGATTTTGGCATGGAACAACGTTGATCTACCATTGCACTGTGGAGTGCTTCCACCTTTTTTGTATCAAAGAGGAACTTATAATCAATGGATCATTAACGAGGCTATGTCATGTAAAAGAAGGTTTGTGTTTGATGCCACTTCCACCATATCGAGCTTTTACTTAGGCAATGAAGATAATAGGAGTGATAATAATGTCTCAGAACCGAAAACAAGAAACTGGGAATATATAGGAAACTCCCATCTTGGGCAGCTCTACGGGTCATTGTTCTCCAAGTCTTTTACTTTACCTAAGCTTTTGAAGTGCAACAAGCACTATATGTTCGTTAACGTTTCAGATCGTTCTGTTGATCTGTCTATATTGGAAGGAAAGGGTGTAGGATTTCGTAGGCGAGAGAAGATCTCAGCTTGTATCAGTAGAACTAAATCACGAAGCTTGAATTTAGATATTGTACAGAAAGATGAGGCAGTGCCACTATTGAAGTTTCCTTTTGACCTGCAGTCTCTTCTCCCATTAGTTGCAGACAAGAACAGAACTGTTGTTCTTTCAATTGCTGGGTATAGCTATAAGGACATGTTGATGAGTTGGGTCTGCAGGTTACGCCGCCTCAAAGTTCCAAATTTCTTAGTTTGTGCTCTTGATGATGAAACTTATCAGTTTTCTATATTGCAG GGTCTGCCAGTTTTCTTTGATCCATACGCCCCTAAGAACATTAGCTTCAATGACTGCCACTTTGGATCAAAGTGTTTCCAGAGAGTGACCAAAGTTAAGTCAAGAACAGTTTTGAAGATACTGAAGTTGGGATATAATGTTCTCTTGAGCGATGTAGATGTATATTGGTTCAGAAACCCATTGCCTCTGCTTCAGTCTTTCGGTCCTTCTGTTCTCGCTGCACAATCCGATGAATACAACAGAAcag TACCTATAAACCGACCAAGGCGCTTAAACTCGGGATTCTACTTTGCACGTTCTGATGCTCCTACGATAGCAGCAATGGAGAAAGTGGTGAAGCATGCTGCAACCTCCGGTCTATCAGAGCAGCCTAGCTTCTACGACACTTTATGCGGAGAAGGTGGAGCGTATCGCTTAGGAGACGATAGATGTCTTGAACCAGAGACAAACCTGACCGTTCAGTTCTTGGACAGAGAGCTATTCCCAAACGGTGCGTACAGAGATCTATGGCTAAAGGAAGACGTGAGAGCAGAGTGTGAGAAGAAGCATTGCTTCGTTCTACACAACAACTGGATCAGTGGGAGACTAAAGAAAATCGAACGCCAAATGATGAGAGGTCTCTGGGAATATGACGCATCCATGAGGATGTGTGTAGAGTTATAA